TCCAGCCCGGCGATGACGCCAAGATCGACGCCGAGCGATTCCAGCGCTGCCTTGATCTCCTCGACCAGGCCGAGATTGGTCATTGCATCGCGCATCAACCGGCCAATCAGAAACTCCAGCGACAGATAATAGACCCGCTTGGCATTGGTGGCATAGGTCTGGCGGGTGGATTCCATCCACTTGTCGATAATGCGGTCACGCACCACCAGGATAGTAGCGGTCAGCCAATCATGCGGCTTGGCAACCTTCGCATCCTTGCCGATACCATAGGTCAGCCGCTCGATGATTTCGGCGGCCAGCGTTTCCGGATTGGAGACGCGGGGTTTGGGAAGGGGAAGATCGGCCTTTGGATGAGTTTCATTCATGACTTCGCCACATGGTGAGGAGGAAAGGGCAGGGCGCGAGACCGATGGTCATGCGGTTTGCCAACCACCGGCACATGCAGTGTATGCATCCTTGGCGAATAGTTGCAACAGCGTATTTTTTTCGAGCGCAGTCGTAGCTTGTATTTTTATGGTTCAGTTAAGCCCCGGATTATTCTTGGGATTATTCTAGCGTCCGCACTTTGTGCCAATACTTCGCCCTTTGCGTCATCACGAAAGCTAAGGGACCTGCGATAATTGAGGTATGTTCGGGATGGGCCGCAAGGATATGGCCAGCCCGCAAGCCATCCGCCTCGCTACTTGTGGTTCATAGACGGCAGAAAGTCCTCGACCTGCTTGCGCTCGCCCGCCTCCAGCACCTCGATATTTTCCGCCCAGAATTTGGCGGCTTCCGCCGGTTCGCCTTCCCATTTGCGGGTATCGGTGATGTTGTCATCCATCTTCAATTTCCGGGTGCCGCCCAGTTCGAGATAACGTTTTGCCAGTTTCAGCGACGGTGTGTCTTCCATGGTTCGCTCCTTATGTTTCAAGGAGGCTAAAGGCGCGCCAGAGGGGTAAAGTTCCAGACATCGTCGTCTGGCGCAGTTTGGATCTACCAAAATCAATTCATCAGGCGTGTCGAGGTGGAGGTCGCTTTCTTACCGATTTCTCCGAAGGCGGCGACAAGGCTTGCCGCATCGGTTGCCTCGTAATAATGCGAGGCGTCGCTGGCGCAGGCACTGAGCAGCGACTTGCCATTGGCCGGTGCCATGAAGGCAACCGTATAGATCTGGATGCCATCGGCCTTGATGCTTGTGCATTGGCTGCGCACGGCGGTGTCGATGCTGGAGTTCCAGCTGCTGCTATTGCCGGTCATTTCCCCGTCCGTCATGAAGACGATGTAACGGCCAATCTTGCTGACGCTCGAGACATTATGGGCGTTAATCTCTGTCTTGTTGGATGTTTGCAGCGCGCTATAGGCCGCACTCAGCGCTCCTCTGGCATCGGTGCCGCCGGTAGCGCTCAACGCATTGACATAGGTAACGACATTGGCGGTTCCCCAGCTCATGGCCTGGGCGGTATCGGCACTGGCATTGTAGGAATCGGCTCCAGTGCGCACATATTCACTGTTTGGATCGGCCTTCTTGAGCTGTGCGGCTAGGTCGGCGACGGCTAGCTTCAGGGATTCGATCTTCGTGTAGTTTTTCGTGCAGCTATAGCTCGTCGTCGTTGTCTTCTTGTTGTAGCCATAGCCAGACGTCGTGGTTTTGGTGCAGGTCCCCGTGTAGGTCGTCGTCGTTTCGTCGTTCATCGAACCTGATCGGTCGAGCACCAGATACATCGAAAGCGGGCTCTCGGAGGCCGTGGTCGCGGCCTGGGCCTTGCCATAGGCCTTCAGCGTCACCGTCTCCCACCCCAAAACCCTCGAAAGCGCATTCATGGTGATGGTATAGCTACCTGTCAGTTCTACCTCATAGGCGGTCGATGAGCTGTTGACCTGGGTAGTCTTGACGCAAATATCCGGTTCCGCCTGTGTGATCTGTTCCACCGAACTGGTGTTCTCGTCTCTGGCCATGGTATTGGCCAGCTGCGAGGAAAGGAAGCTCTTGGCAAGGGCAATGGCGTCAGCCTCGCTCATGCCGTTGCTCATTGCCGAGGCGGCAGCAAGGGCTGCTGCATCCACAGAGCTTTGCAGGGCGCTTTTTGATTGCACCGTCTCCGTCGCATCCATCGCGAGACCTGCCACGCCGATGGAAACCGGCAGCAGAACCGCTGTCATCATGCCGAAATTGCCGCCGCTATGCCTGAGCAGGCGGCGTGTCAAAGCACCGGCTTGCCGCGCTCTCGTGGCGAGTAAACGACAGGCACGCAAACCAGGGTTAAGCGCCGAAATGACCATCATGTCCATCCGTGACGTTGATCCGGCACTTGTCATCTCTTCAACGAAATGAAAGCATCGGTCGTGTTTCCTGCAACAGGACCGTGGCTTGACGATCCGCATCGCTGCTGAGGAATTGATAGGACACACTGCTTGCAACTGGCTTAATGTGGTTGCTCAAATGCAACCTATTCCTGAAATAGTGCGGTCGAAACGGAGGCGATACGCGCCTCGTCAAGCAATCGGAATCAGGTCCACCGCCTGAACGGTTGTGTGATTGCCATAGCC
This region of Agrobacterium vitis genomic DNA includes:
- a CDS encoding VWA domain-containing protein: MMVISALNPGLRACRLLATRARQAGALTRRLLRHSGGNFGMMTAVLLPVSIGVAGLAMDATETVQSKSALQSSVDAAALAAASAMSNGMSEADAIALAKSFLSSQLANTMARDENTSSVEQITQAEPDICVKTTQVNSSSTAYEVELTGSYTITMNALSRVLGWETVTLKAYGKAQAATTASESPLSMYLVLDRSGSMNDETTTTYTGTCTKTTTSGYGYNKKTTTTSYSCTKNYTKIESLKLAVADLAAQLKKADPNSEYVRTGADSYNASADTAQAMSWGTANVVTYVNALSATGGTDARGALSAAYSALQTSNKTEINAHNVSSVSKIGRYIVFMTDGEMTGNSSSWNSSIDTAVRSQCTSIKADGIQIYTVAFMAPANGKSLLSACASDASHYYEATDAASLVAAFGEIGKKATSTSTRLMN